A single Nostoc sp. PCC 7107 DNA region contains:
- the xseB gene encoding exodeoxyribonuclease VII small subunit, with translation MVKRKSSSDFEAIASVNYEAKVVEIEKIIARIEAGELGLEEVFEQFATAVEHIRQCEGFLQQRQQQVDLLIETLNDG, from the coding sequence ATGGTGAAACGTAAAAGTTCCTCGGATTTTGAAGCGATCGCCAGTGTAAATTACGAGGCGAAGGTAGTGGAAATTGAAAAAATTATCGCCCGGATTGAAGCGGGTGAATTAGGATTGGAAGAAGTATTTGAGCAGTTTGCTACTGCTGTTGAGCATATACGTCAATGTGAAGGCTTCTTGCAACAGCGACAACAGCAAGTAGATTTACTGATTGAAACCCTGAATGATGGATGA
- a CDS encoding HAD family phosphatase, translating to MLDAILFDLDGTIVNTDPIHYQAWQQMLASYSIEIDETFYKSRISGRLNPEIVKDILPQLSTAEGQKFADDKEALFRQLASQLQPLSGFAELIAWTDTHQLKRALVTNAPRLNAEFMLEVLGIKEVFHTVILAEDCTAGKPDPAPYQVALNTLKINAENAIALEDSPSGIRAAVAAGIPTIGIASTHNPQVLQAVGAFMAIPDFTDLQLWKLLNSLLRTQQSARAERPATANSTNY from the coding sequence ATGCTTGATGCCATTCTCTTCGACTTAGACGGCACTATTGTTAACACTGACCCGATTCACTACCAAGCTTGGCAGCAAATGTTGGCAAGTTACAGCATCGAGATTGATGAAACATTCTACAAGTCTCGGATTAGCGGTCGTTTGAACCCTGAAATTGTCAAAGATATTTTGCCCCAATTATCAACAGCAGAAGGGCAAAAATTCGCTGACGACAAAGAGGCGCTGTTTCGTCAACTGGCTTCACAACTGCAACCGTTGAGTGGGTTTGCTGAACTCATAGCCTGGACAGACACACATCAACTAAAACGGGCATTAGTTACCAACGCCCCCAGGTTAAATGCAGAATTTATGCTTGAGGTTTTAGGGATTAAAGAAGTTTTTCATACAGTAATTTTGGCAGAGGATTGCACCGCTGGTAAACCTGATCCTGCGCCTTATCAAGTTGCTTTAAACACATTAAAGATTAACGCAGAGAATGCGATCGCCTTAGAAGATTCTCCTTCGGGTATTCGTGCTGCTGTGGCGGCTGGTATTCCTACCATTGGCATCGCTTCTACCCATAATCCACAAGTACTGCAAGCAGTTGGCGCATTTATGGCAATTCCAGATTTTACGGACTTGCAGTTGTGGAAATTGTTAAATTCACTACTCAGAACTCAGCAATCAGCACGGGCTGAACGCCCCGCTACCGCTAACAGCACTAACTATTGA
- a CDS encoding glucosamine-6-phosphate deaminase: MVAAKNFFRVDDLSVQIYNSEAEMAIDVAQIVRKYLEYVLKKQETAAVLLATGNSQLKFLDALIKLGGVDWRKITLFHLDEYLGITADHPASFRHYLRERVENKLNPQQFHYIEGDTLEPVAECDRYTQLLQTQPIDLCCLGIGENGHLAFNDPAVANFQDPYSVKLVKLDKVNRQQQVNTGHFPNIDSVPQYAFTVTLPLICSAKKIICLAPEKRKAQVVKQMLQQTISRNCPASILRHQSQATLFLDTDSASLL, from the coding sequence ATGGTTGCTGCCAAAAATTTTTTTCGCGTTGATGATTTATCCGTACAGATTTATAATTCTGAAGCAGAAATGGCTATCGATGTTGCACAAATCGTACGCAAATATTTAGAATATGTCCTGAAAAAACAGGAGACAGCAGCTGTTTTATTAGCAACAGGAAATTCCCAACTCAAATTTCTGGATGCGTTAATCAAGTTGGGTGGTGTAGATTGGAGAAAAATTACTTTATTTCATTTAGATGAATATTTAGGAATTACGGCTGATCATCCTGCAAGTTTCCGGCATTATCTCCGCGAACGTGTAGAAAATAAACTTAATCCGCAGCAATTTCATTATATTGAAGGTGATACATTAGAGCCTGTAGCTGAATGCGATCGCTACACACAATTACTCCAAACACAGCCAATAGATTTATGTTGCTTAGGTATTGGCGAAAATGGACACTTAGCTTTTAATGATCCTGCTGTCGCCAATTTTCAAGACCCATACAGTGTCAAGTTAGTAAAATTAGACAAAGTAAATCGCCAACAACAAGTAAATACAGGACACTTCCCTAATATTGACAGTGTGCCGCAGTATGCTTTTACTGTCACTCTCCCATTAATTTGTTCAGCCAAGAAAATTATCTGTCTAGCACCAGAAAAACGTAAAGCCCAGGTAGTAAAACAGATGCTGCAACAAACAATCAGCCGCAATTGTCCAGCTTCTATTTTACGCCATCAATCCCAGGCAACGTTATTTTTGGATACAGATTCTGCTAGTTTATTGTAG
- the recA gene encoding recombinase RecA, whose product MATNTDNSGKQKALTMVLNQIERSFGKGAIMRLGDATRMRVETISTGALTLDLALGGGLPKGRVIEIYGPESSGKTTVALHALAEVQRLGGIAAFVDAEHALDPTYAAALGVDIENLLVSQPDTGESALEIVDQLVRSSAVDIVVIDSVAALVPRAEIEGDMGDTHVGLQARLMSQALRKITGNIGKSGCTVIFINQLRQKIGVTYGSPETTTGGNALKFYASVRLDIRRIQTLKKGTEEFGNRVKVKVAKNKVAPPFRIAEFDIIFGKGISVLGCLVDIAEETGVLTRKGAWYSYNGDNISQGRDNAIKYLEEKPEFVEQIKQQVRQKLDMGAVVSANSVAKVSEEEEDEYEEEE is encoded by the coding sequence ATGGCTACCAACACTGACAATTCCGGCAAGCAAAAAGCCCTGACTATGGTACTAAACCAGATTGAGCGCAGCTTCGGGAAAGGAGCTATTATGCGTTTGGGCGATGCAACCCGGATGCGGGTGGAGACAATTTCCACTGGGGCGCTCACTTTAGATTTGGCCTTGGGTGGCGGTTTACCTAAAGGACGGGTAATTGAGATTTATGGCCCAGAAAGTTCTGGTAAAACAACAGTAGCGCTACATGCCCTCGCTGAAGTCCAAAGACTAGGTGGTATTGCGGCCTTTGTGGATGCGGAACACGCCCTAGACCCTACTTATGCGGCAGCTTTGGGTGTAGATATCGAAAATTTGCTGGTTTCCCAGCCTGACACAGGAGAATCTGCTTTAGAAATTGTTGATCAATTGGTGCGTTCGTCCGCTGTTGACATTGTAGTTATCGACTCAGTAGCAGCATTAGTTCCCCGTGCGGAAATTGAAGGGGATATGGGTGATACTCATGTAGGTTTACAAGCCAGGTTGATGAGCCAAGCTCTCCGTAAAATTACTGGGAATATTGGTAAATCTGGTTGTACAGTAATTTTCATCAACCAGTTACGGCAAAAAATCGGTGTTACCTACGGTAGTCCAGAAACCACAACTGGTGGTAATGCCTTAAAATTTTATGCTTCTGTGCGTTTGGATATTCGCCGGATTCAAACTTTGAAAAAAGGCACAGAAGAATTTGGCAACCGCGTTAAGGTGAAAGTTGCTAAAAACAAAGTAGCACCACCTTTTAGAATCGCGGAATTTGACATTATTTTTGGCAAGGGAATTTCTGTTTTAGGTTGTTTGGTCGATATAGCCGAAGAAACAGGCGTTTTAACCCGCAAGGGCGCTTGGTATAGCTACAACGGTGATAACATTTCTCAAGGTCGAGATAACGCGATTAAATACCTAGAAGAAAAACCAGAATTTGTTGAACAAATTAAACAGCAGGTACGCCAAAAACTTGATATGGGGGCTGTGGTTTCTGCTAATTCTGTAGCTAAAGTCAGTGAAGAGGAGGAAGATGAATACGAAGAGGAAGAATAA
- the ruvA gene encoding Holliday junction branch migration protein RuvA, which yields MISYLKGIIAGVQTNNGNRVILTLEVNGIGYDLQVPQRLAQQLPESGGVAQIFTHYQIREEVPLLYGFASPAERDLFRHLLTVSGIGAALAIALLDTLELPDLVQAIIASNTQILIQAPGVGKKTAERICLELKSKLIEWRKSAGFFVATGGPAPGILEEVQMTLFALGYTAHEVSHALHVVSEDIGLPKDAYVEDWIKQAIAHLSSEQVQ from the coding sequence ATGATTAGCTATCTCAAAGGTATTATTGCTGGCGTTCAGACAAATAACGGTAATCGCGTCATTCTGACTCTTGAAGTCAATGGTATCGGTTACGATTTGCAAGTTCCGCAACGCTTGGCACAGCAGCTGCCAGAATCAGGAGGGGTGGCGCAAATTTTCACCCATTACCAAATTCGGGAAGAAGTGCCTTTACTCTACGGCTTTGCGTCTCCAGCAGAACGGGATTTATTTCGTCACTTGCTAACAGTTAGTGGGATTGGTGCGGCGTTAGCGATCGCCCTCTTAGACACTTTGGAATTACCTGATTTAGTCCAAGCCATCATTGCCAGTAACACCCAAATCTTAATTCAAGCCCCTGGAGTGGGCAAAAAAACCGCAGAACGCATCTGTTTAGAACTCAAAAGCAAGTTGATTGAGTGGCGCAAATCAGCCGGGTTCTTCGTCGCTACAGGCGGCCCAGCACCAGGGATTTTGGAAGAAGTGCAAATGACTTTATTTGCCTTGGGTTATACAGCCCACGAAGTCAGCCACGCCTTACACGTCGTCAGCGAAGACATTGGACTACCCAAAGATGCCTATGTGGAAGATTGGATTAAACAAGCGATCGCCCACCTCAGCAGTGAACAAGTTCAATAG
- the xseA gene encoding exodeoxyribonuclease VII large subunit codes for MNFDFPDTALSVAGITNYIQSLLEEDKILRQVWVTGEVSSANHHRSGLFLTLQDPDGTAAIKCVAWNSQVAKLIQIPTVGEQIIILGSIRLYPQRGEYQLTVWQAIPAGVGLQALRYQQLRNRLLSEGLFDQQRKRPLPPHPQTIAVVTSPTAAAWGDIQKTLKHRYPGLQVLFSPATVQGEQAPDSIVKAISRVEKDGRAEVLILSRGGGAVEELACFNDERVVRAVAECSIPVITGIGHQRDESLVDLVADVCVHTPTAAAELVVPALSELYAQHQQRIDALYDAVYEVRTSAENQLQTLRNRLQRVGLDRQVKQEMQRLQWKRQQLLQVTSRRSQQATQHLEMLRQKLATLDPKAVLNRGYAVVRQKNGAIARTATQLTVGQELLIQLAQGEVKVKVTEVNEPQRHRGHREINGET; via the coding sequence ATGAATTTCGATTTTCCAGATACTGCCCTCTCCGTAGCAGGTATCACCAACTACATTCAATCTTTATTAGAAGAAGATAAAATACTAAGGCAAGTTTGGGTAACAGGAGAAGTATCTAGCGCTAATCACCATCGGAGTGGTTTATTTTTGACACTTCAAGATCCAGATGGGACAGCAGCTATTAAGTGTGTAGCCTGGAATAGCCAAGTAGCAAAGCTAATACAAATACCTACGGTAGGCGAACAAATAATTATTTTGGGGAGTATCCGCCTGTATCCCCAAAGGGGAGAATATCAGTTAACGGTTTGGCAAGCTATACCTGCGGGTGTGGGCTTACAAGCACTGCGCTATCAACAATTACGTAACCGCTTGCTATCGGAAGGGTTATTTGATCAGCAAAGAAAGCGGCCACTTCCTCCTCATCCCCAAACAATCGCAGTTGTGACTTCACCCACCGCTGCGGCTTGGGGTGATATTCAAAAAACCCTCAAACACAGATACCCTGGTTTACAGGTATTATTTTCGCCAGCAACAGTACAGGGCGAACAAGCACCAGACTCTATAGTTAAGGCGATCTCACGAGTAGAAAAAGATGGTCGCGCCGAGGTGCTAATTTTATCGCGGGGTGGTGGTGCGGTTGAAGAATTGGCTTGTTTTAACGATGAGCGAGTTGTTAGGGCTGTGGCGGAGTGTTCTATCCCGGTAATTACTGGGATTGGTCATCAACGAGATGAATCTTTGGTAGATTTAGTTGCCGATGTCTGTGTACATACACCGACGGCAGCGGCAGAATTAGTAGTACCGGCGTTGTCAGAATTGTATGCTCAACATCAGCAGCGAATTGATGCTTTATACGATGCGGTGTATGAGGTGAGGACATCTGCTGAAAATCAACTGCAAACATTACGTAATCGCTTGCAACGTGTCGGGTTAGATAGGCAAGTTAAACAAGAAATGCAAAGGTTACAGTGGAAGCGTCAGCAACTTCTACAAGTCACTAGCAGGCGATCGCAACAAGCTACACAGCACTTAGAAATGTTGCGGCAAAAGTTAGCTACCCTTGACCCGAAAGCCGTGTTAAATAGGGGTTATGCGGTGGTACGTCAAAAAAATGGGGCGATCGCGCGGACTGCAACCCAGTTAACCGTCGGGCAAGAATTGTTGATTCAGTTGGCACAGGGAGAAGTTAAAGTAAAAGTTACGGAAGTGAACGAACCACAGAGGCACAGAGGACACAGAGAGATTAATGGTGAAACGTAA